A genome region from Arthrobacter sp. SLBN-100 includes the following:
- a CDS encoding phenylacetate--CoA ligase family protein, with product MDLRLIARVLYLRAAWRRRDHWDAARITVHQEHALQELRRATYAGSEFYRRRHAGQFDAPLDQLPPVTKADLMDHFDEAVTTPDLKLADLENHLRALTQSGGDPGQPWQGRWWAAATAGTTGRRGTFIWNRTEWAAVLASYARANDWAGISAGLTRPLKMALISSRVPTHQSAVVGASVRSRVVPALRLDVTAPMDGNVAALNRFQPRILVGYASALKPLAAEQRAGRLRISPQGVMSASEVLSPHTAAELEAAWGSKPFDVYAATETAGIASPCTYRNRHVYEDLLIIEPVDQAGSPVPAGTTGAKLLVTVLFSRTLPLIRYEMSDTVKLGGRGCPCGRSFTLLQDIEGRIEDVLHLPGKAASVIIHPIVFHHVLDEAGSNGWQVIQEPSRLRVLLSGLAPGASAEGVSGAVSRALKEAGVVDTQVDVQLVDQLERTALGKAPFVRGLTVRQ from the coding sequence ATGGACCTCCGCCTCATCGCCCGCGTGCTGTACCTGCGCGCCGCGTGGCGGAGGAGGGACCACTGGGACGCTGCCCGGATCACCGTTCACCAGGAACACGCCCTGCAGGAACTGCGCCGTGCAACCTACGCCGGCTCCGAGTTCTACCGGCGCCGCCACGCCGGCCAGTTCGACGCGCCGCTGGACCAGCTGCCGCCCGTCACGAAAGCGGACCTGATGGACCACTTCGACGAGGCCGTCACCACACCGGACCTGAAGCTCGCTGACCTGGAAAACCATCTGCGAGCCCTGACGCAAAGCGGAGGAGACCCGGGGCAGCCCTGGCAGGGCCGCTGGTGGGCCGCAGCAACGGCCGGGACAACCGGCCGGCGCGGAACCTTTATCTGGAACCGCACCGAATGGGCGGCCGTTCTGGCCTCGTACGCCCGCGCCAACGATTGGGCCGGGATCTCCGCCGGGCTCACCCGGCCCCTGAAAATGGCCCTCATCAGCTCCCGCGTCCCCACCCACCAGTCTGCGGTCGTCGGAGCATCCGTGCGCTCCAGAGTCGTCCCCGCCCTCCGCCTGGACGTCACCGCACCCATGGACGGGAACGTCGCCGCACTGAACCGGTTCCAGCCCAGGATCCTGGTCGGCTACGCCTCAGCACTCAAACCCCTCGCCGCCGAGCAGCGCGCCGGACGGCTGCGTATATCCCCGCAAGGCGTCATGTCGGCATCCGAGGTCCTCAGCCCCCACACCGCCGCGGAACTGGAGGCTGCATGGGGAAGCAAGCCTTTCGATGTCTACGCCGCCACCGAAACAGCAGGGATCGCCTCCCCCTGCACCTACCGGAACCGCCACGTCTATGAAGACCTGCTGATCATCGAACCTGTAGACCAGGCCGGAAGCCCCGTACCGGCAGGAACAACCGGGGCAAAGCTCCTCGTCACAGTCCTGTTTTCCCGGACCCTTCCGCTCATCCGCTACGAAATGTCCGACACCGTAAAGCTCGGCGGACGGGGCTGCCCCTGCGGACGCTCCTTCACCCTGCTGCAGGACATCGAAGGCCGGATCGAAGACGTCCTGCACCTGCCAGGCAAGGCAGCCAGCGTGATTATCCATCCGATCGTGTTCCACCACGTCCTCGATGAAGCCGGAAGCAACGGGTGGCAGGTCATCCAGGAGCCCTCAAGGCTCCGCGTGCTCCTCTCCGGCCTCGCCCCCGGAGCCTCCGCCGAAGGAGTCAGCGGCGCAGTATCACGCGCGCTGAAGGAAGCAGGCGTAGTAGACACCCAAGTGGACGTGCAACTGGTCGACCAACTCGAACGGACAGCCCTGGGAAAAGCACCCTTCGTGCGAGGATTGACCGTCCGGCAGTGA
- a CDS encoding arsenate-mycothiol transferase ArsC, which produces MITETPGTRKAPAVLFVCSKNGGKSQLAAGLMRDLAGDAVAVYSAGTKPGKSLNPQAVDSLTELGIDVTGEYPKPVTQDVLDSVDAVIVLGTEAKLEPREGKRIEVWETDEPSERGIEGMERMRLVRDDIKTRVQALYRELTGN; this is translated from the coding sequence ATGATCACCGAAACACCGGGCACCCGGAAGGCTCCCGCCGTACTCTTCGTCTGCAGCAAGAACGGCGGCAAGTCCCAGCTTGCCGCCGGCCTCATGCGGGATCTTGCGGGAGACGCCGTTGCTGTCTATTCCGCCGGCACCAAACCGGGCAAGTCCCTGAACCCCCAGGCTGTGGACTCCCTGACCGAACTCGGCATCGACGTCACCGGCGAATACCCCAAACCGGTCACCCAGGACGTACTGGACAGCGTGGACGCTGTCATCGTTTTGGGCACCGAGGCCAAGCTTGAACCGCGCGAGGGCAAACGCATCGAGGTCTGGGAAACAGACGAGCCCTCAGAGCGGGGCATCGAAGGCATGGAGAGGATGCGGCTGGTCCGGGACGACATCAAAACCCGGGTGCAGGCGCTCTACAGGGAGCTCACCGGGAACTAG
- a CDS encoding SHOCT domain-containing protein, with amino-acid sequence MMYWDGNMGVWGYILMGVSVVLFWGAIITALVLLARSLGAGNRRHDSGTPGGGVAEYLLAERFARGEIDESEYSARLTVLRRGRGA; translated from the coding sequence ATGATGTATTGGGATGGGAACATGGGCGTCTGGGGCTACATCCTGATGGGGGTGAGCGTTGTGCTGTTCTGGGGAGCCATCATCACCGCCCTCGTCCTCCTCGCCCGCTCCCTAGGCGCAGGCAACCGCCGACACGACAGCGGCACCCCGGGTGGCGGCGTCGCGGAATATCTGCTCGCCGAACGGTTTGCCCGCGGAGAGATCGACGAGAGCGAGTACAGCGCCCGCCTCACGGTGCTCCGGCGCGGCCGCGGGGCCTAG
- a CDS encoding TIGR00730 family Rossman fold protein, protein MKMTDEELLAVLADPADDPARMERISTEIDAGFRLLSGRFGKAVAVFGSARPGPEDPRYTSARAMGARFAEAGFAVITGGGPGLMEAANRGAAEAGGTSIGLGVELPREQSLNPYLDVSMTFRYFFARKLMFVRYASAFVVLPGGFGTLDELFEALTLVQTGKIHEFPVVLIGTGHWAGLMAWIRERLQDQGFIAPNDIRLLRCTDDIDEAVELIQQCHLRQHAL, encoded by the coding sequence ATGAAGATGACGGACGAAGAACTGCTGGCAGTGCTGGCTGACCCGGCCGATGACCCTGCCCGGATGGAACGGATCAGCACAGAAATCGACGCCGGGTTCCGCCTGCTCTCAGGCCGGTTCGGGAAAGCAGTGGCCGTGTTCGGATCGGCACGGCCCGGACCGGAGGACCCCCGCTACACGTCAGCCCGGGCGATGGGGGCACGGTTCGCCGAGGCCGGGTTCGCTGTCATCACCGGAGGAGGCCCGGGCCTGATGGAGGCGGCCAACCGCGGCGCGGCGGAAGCGGGCGGAACCTCCATCGGGCTGGGCGTCGAACTCCCACGCGAACAGTCGCTGAATCCCTACCTGGACGTCTCCATGACTTTCCGGTACTTCTTCGCGAGGAAACTCATGTTCGTCCGGTACGCCTCGGCCTTCGTCGTCCTTCCCGGCGGGTTCGGAACCCTGGATGAACTCTTTGAAGCCCTGACCCTCGTCCAGACCGGAAAAATCCACGAATTCCCCGTCGTCCTGATCGGAACCGGGCACTGGGCCGGCCTCATGGCCTGGATCCGGGAACGCCTCCAGGACCAGGGCTTCATCGCCCCCAATGACATCCGCCTGCTGCGGTGCACCGACGACATCGATGAAGCCGTCGAACTGATCCAGCAATGCCACCTCCGCCAGCACGCGCTCTGA
- a CDS encoding pentapeptide repeat-containing protein, whose product MEWFWLVAGISFLATMTLALLLPGRFVPRNLPPADVERRRLQLEMAKTFAEALGGAFVLVTLLLAWQQVVSTQDQVEVARQGQITERFTRAVDQVGSDNVTVRVGGIYALESIARDSRQDRKAIMESLASFLRQKSPVVDTPNTRDWQAARSQMAPADVEAAAIVIGRRNREDEIKSDSVCSSLNSPDSVCTLSLRGVNLSSINLNDMDFSQMDLRGARFNHSNIPFGSFRNSNMQGADFRGANLRLAEVTNASLLNSYLELANLHLVEGLTCQQLQSSHDHGAGAANLTIRCP is encoded by the coding sequence ATGGAATGGTTTTGGCTCGTAGCGGGTATATCTTTCTTAGCCACAATGACGCTTGCCCTGCTGCTACCTGGCCGGTTTGTTCCTCGTAATCTGCCGCCAGCTGACGTCGAACGCCGTAGGCTGCAGCTCGAAATGGCTAAGACCTTCGCGGAAGCCCTAGGGGGTGCCTTTGTTCTAGTGACCCTGCTCTTGGCTTGGCAGCAGGTGGTGAGTACGCAGGATCAAGTTGAAGTCGCACGGCAAGGCCAGATTACCGAACGGTTCACGAGAGCGGTTGACCAAGTCGGGAGCGACAACGTCACCGTCCGGGTCGGGGGTATCTATGCACTAGAGAGCATCGCGCGGGATTCGCGTCAAGACCGCAAGGCAATCATGGAGAGCCTCGCGTCCTTTCTGCGGCAGAAGTCGCCAGTCGTCGACACCCCGAACACTCGGGATTGGCAAGCGGCCAGATCGCAGATGGCTCCCGCAGACGTTGAAGCCGCAGCCATCGTGATTGGGCGTCGTAACCGCGAGGATGAGATCAAGTCAGATTCCGTGTGCAGTAGTTTGAATTCCCCGGATTCTGTGTGCACACTAAGTCTCCGCGGAGTAAACCTCTCAAGCATCAATTTGAACGACATGGACTTTTCACAGATGGATCTTCGCGGAGCCAGGTTCAATCATTCGAACATTCCTTTCGGCTCATTTCGAAACTCGAACATGCAAGGTGCGGACTTTAGAGGCGCCAATCTCCGTCTTGCTGAAGTCACTAACGCGTCACTCTTGAACAGTTACCTTGAACTAGCCAATCTGCATTTGGTTGAAGGCCTGACATGTCAGCAGCTCCAAAGTTCGCATGACCACGGCGCCGGGGCAGCGAATCTAACTATTAGATGCCCTTGA
- a CDS encoding heavy metal translocating P-type ATPase, with translation MSADPKSGADAVGTALQRTVVEVRGLHWATSKAVIERVLSQRPGVAVVEANPVAQTATVSFDPSMTSVEQISGWVRDCGYHCRGESVPDHVCYPMDEAADTAALKHGTVRKGTAQPQAGHTHPGAAPHIEDTHPMEHDHRAMHTGHGPGGHGEMAGTPQDMMGHGGHHAGMSMDDMVKDMRNRFLVAAILSIGVTLWSPMGRDMLGFTAPTPFGLRDDVIALILSLPVIFYSAWIFFDGAYRALKARTLDMMVLVAIAVGTGWLYSVWVTLTGGGEVFYEAATVLASFVLLGHWFEMRARGGANEAIRTLLELAPPVAVVIRDGDTVEIPTSDVQAGDLLLVRPGSKIPVDGEVEDGQSEVDESMVTGESLPVTKTIGSEVIGASINTTGTMRVRATKVGADTALAQIVALVQEAQNSKAPGQRLADRAAFWLVLVALIGGTVTFAAWLALGAGLQAAMLFAITVVVITCPDALGLATPTAIMVGTGLGAKRGVLFKNATALEVSARIDTVVMDKTGTLTKGEPEVTDVVVEGIDQNELLALVAAVERESEHPLAAAVVRHAQVQDVPVLAASDFLNIPGHGAGATVDGRRVLVGNRKLMAGEGIDLGPLAAVRDELAATGRTAVLVAVDGRAAAVIAMADAARETAAAAVAALHEAGIEVVMLTGDNEATGRRIAGQLGIDTVIAEVLPGDKSAKIAELQQAGKKVAMVGDGVNDAPALAQADLGIAIGAGTDVAIETADVVLMRSDPLDVPIALRIGKGTLRKMRQNLGWAVGYNAIALPIAAGVFAFAGIALSPEIAALSMSGSSFLVAVNALLLKRLRLPRPETPEPTTARAAQPLAPAGTR, from the coding sequence ATGTCTGCTGACCCGAAATCCGGCGCCGACGCAGTTGGCACGGCTCTACAACGCACTGTCGTGGAGGTCCGCGGCCTGCACTGGGCCACTTCCAAAGCAGTGATTGAACGGGTGCTGTCTCAGCGGCCTGGAGTTGCCGTTGTCGAGGCGAACCCGGTCGCGCAGACCGCGACCGTGAGTTTTGACCCCTCAATGACCTCCGTGGAGCAGATCTCCGGGTGGGTACGGGACTGCGGATACCACTGCCGGGGCGAATCGGTTCCCGACCACGTCTGCTACCCCATGGACGAAGCGGCGGATACCGCCGCGCTGAAACATGGCACCGTCCGGAAGGGCACGGCCCAGCCGCAGGCCGGACATACCCACCCCGGTGCAGCGCCGCACATCGAGGATACGCATCCAATGGAGCACGATCACCGCGCTATGCATACCGGCCACGGCCCGGGCGGACACGGTGAGATGGCCGGGACTCCGCAGGACATGATGGGCCACGGCGGACACCACGCCGGAATGTCGATGGACGACATGGTCAAGGACATGCGCAACCGGTTCCTGGTCGCCGCCATCCTCTCCATCGGCGTGACCCTCTGGTCCCCGATGGGCCGGGACATGCTCGGATTCACCGCCCCGACACCGTTCGGGCTCCGCGACGACGTGATCGCCCTGATCCTGTCCTTGCCGGTCATCTTCTACTCGGCGTGGATCTTCTTCGACGGCGCCTACCGGGCGCTGAAAGCCCGCACCTTGGACATGATGGTTCTTGTCGCGATCGCCGTGGGCACCGGGTGGCTCTACAGCGTCTGGGTCACCCTCACCGGCGGCGGTGAAGTCTTTTATGAAGCGGCGACCGTCCTGGCCTCCTTTGTGCTGCTGGGACACTGGTTCGAAATGCGTGCCCGCGGCGGGGCGAACGAAGCCATCCGTACGCTGCTCGAGCTTGCCCCTCCGGTCGCTGTGGTGATCCGCGACGGCGACACGGTGGAGATCCCCACCTCCGACGTCCAGGCCGGGGACCTGCTGCTGGTCCGGCCGGGATCGAAAATCCCCGTCGACGGGGAAGTCGAGGACGGCCAGTCGGAGGTCGATGAATCCATGGTCACGGGCGAGAGCCTGCCGGTGACCAAAACCATCGGCTCGGAAGTCATCGGCGCGTCGATCAACACCACCGGCACGATGCGGGTCCGGGCCACCAAGGTCGGCGCCGACACCGCCCTGGCGCAGATCGTGGCCCTCGTCCAGGAAGCCCAGAACTCCAAGGCACCGGGCCAGCGGCTGGCCGACAGGGCCGCCTTCTGGCTCGTCCTGGTCGCCCTGATCGGCGGGACCGTCACGTTCGCCGCATGGCTGGCCCTCGGTGCCGGGCTCCAGGCCGCCATGCTGTTCGCCATCACCGTCGTGGTGATCACCTGCCCCGACGCGCTCGGCCTGGCCACACCAACGGCCATCATGGTGGGCACCGGGCTGGGCGCCAAACGCGGCGTCCTGTTCAAGAACGCCACCGCCCTGGAGGTCTCGGCCCGGATCGACACCGTGGTGATGGACAAGACCGGCACCCTCACCAAGGGCGAACCGGAAGTGACCGACGTCGTCGTGGAAGGCATTGACCAGAACGAACTTTTGGCGCTGGTGGCGGCAGTCGAGAGGGAATCCGAACACCCGCTTGCCGCGGCCGTGGTCCGCCATGCCCAAGTACAGGACGTGCCCGTGCTTGCGGCGTCGGATTTCCTGAACATTCCTGGCCACGGTGCCGGCGCAACAGTGGATGGACGCCGGGTGCTGGTGGGCAACCGCAAACTCATGGCCGGCGAGGGCATCGACCTCGGACCGCTGGCCGCCGTGCGTGACGAACTTGCCGCCACCGGCCGTACCGCGGTGCTCGTAGCAGTGGACGGCCGGGCCGCCGCCGTGATCGCCATGGCGGACGCCGCCAGGGAAACCGCGGCCGCCGCCGTCGCGGCCCTGCACGAGGCCGGGATCGAAGTCGTCATGCTCACCGGAGACAACGAAGCCACCGGCCGCAGGATCGCCGGCCAGCTGGGCATCGACACCGTCATCGCCGAAGTGCTCCCCGGGGACAAATCAGCGAAGATCGCCGAGCTGCAACAGGCGGGCAAGAAGGTCGCGATGGTCGGTGACGGGGTCAACGACGCCCCCGCCCTGGCCCAGGCTGACCTCGGCATCGCGATCGGCGCCGGCACCGATGTCGCCATCGAAACGGCCGACGTCGTCCTCATGCGCTCGGACCCGCTGGACGTTCCCATCGCGCTGCGGATCGGCAAAGGCACCTTGCGCAAGATGCGCCAGAACCTGGGCTGGGCCGTGGGGTACAACGCGATAGCGTTGCCCATCGCCGCCGGGGTCTTCGCCTTCGCCGGGATCGCCCTGAGCCCGGAAATCGCGGCGCTGTCGATGTCCGGTTCCAGCTTCCTGGTGGCCGTCAACGCCCTGCTTCTCAAGAGACTCCGGCTTCCCCGGCCGGAGACACCCGAGCCCACCACCGCTCGTGCCGCCCAGCCGCTGGCCCCGGCCGGCACCCGCTAG
- a CDS encoding universal stress protein → MPANLGSVGGGQVAGRLLSAGLLISAGMIAGGVRGCRRLLQATTVADRRGPSINEEAEFPSEQLQQKLEAILGKPGQAWSFRVLNGDVSKALSRLAENAGAALLVVGAGRPGSLARLDRALEGSVSAALIHRQQRPVLIIPEPGNQPAR, encoded by the coding sequence ATGCCCGCAAACCTCGGCTCCGTTGGAGGAGGACAGGTGGCCGGCCGGCTGCTGTCCGCCGGCCTGCTGATCAGTGCCGGGATGATCGCGGGAGGCGTCCGTGGCTGCCGGAGGCTGCTGCAGGCCACGACCGTTGCCGACCGGCGGGGACCGAGCATCAACGAAGAGGCCGAATTCCCATCGGAGCAGCTACAACAGAAGCTTGAAGCCATTCTTGGGAAGCCGGGGCAGGCGTGGTCCTTCCGGGTGCTTAACGGCGATGTTTCCAAGGCCCTCAGCCGCCTCGCCGAGAATGCCGGTGCAGCCCTGCTTGTGGTGGGGGCAGGCCGGCCCGGTTCGCTGGCGCGGCTGGACCGTGCCCTCGAGGGGTCGGTGTCCGCGGCCCTGATCCACCGTCAGCAGCGACCCGTCCTCATCATCCCGGAGCCCGGTAACCAGCCGGCCCGATAG
- a CDS encoding WD40/YVTN/BNR-like repeat-containing protein, whose translation MKGEVDDTVSGRLDSGGDEEAEQDAANAGLPGGKVLLRLLQILEREGLDEVAVETVAMAVPGEDQGQLTRVLEGFTSSPTGDTAAATAEARDAVLSRDSAGSQEENLAKAITDAAEAMGPPTAIGPQWRSLGPWTIPNGQTYGSSRVNVSGRVSSVAVDPANPAHVLVGAAQGGVWESFNRGISWAPRTDYKATLTVGAVVFDPTDSRTVYCGTGEGNFYSWLGAGILRSTDGGSTWSTLCTAPFVGQGFYELVIDRADRRHLLAGTTHGLYVSADGGVTWTRRRTIRTWSISMAPAGGAAAEILGACRDGLHQSTDGGTGWNAIALPSAPGTFDRLEVAIAPSNPDVAYAWGAAGTSAYLWRRANGTWTAVGTPPGVRVNQAWYDWFLAVSPDRDNQIYCGAIEVHRGDLAGTVWTWRNLSNKGATGQSIHPDQHAIAFEPSAPDTIYIGNDGGLFRSADRGITWQHCNNGLVISEFEYLGQDHGSSRWLVGGTQDNGTQRWTGPSTMEHVADGDGGDCGVNRTNPNTVFHTYYNMTPQRSTTRGSFGTWTDIFPPVPTGEGSLFYPPFETSSTTGDTIAMGGDSLYISRNNGTAWTRLAFPSTARSSALYIPGPDDVYVGTTNGGVFHSHWGGTSWGTLTALASPRANAYISDLHVRPGGNRIWATSTTLNGGRVFRSDDAGATWTDLSAGLPPLPINAIEVDPGNTNRIWVAADVGVSQSLNAGASWADFSNALPNSMIGDLMFHPHARVLRAGTRNRGIWEIPVDGWQTQPQNGTQFTGSLAANESRRWFTFNWPATWHIIWTIMPVTPRRGSPQVNWTVQVERATAEYVTYWITVRNLTPAPLTFEGRYSILSRY comes from the coding sequence ATGAAGGGTGAGGTGGATGACACAGTTTCTGGACGGCTGGATTCCGGCGGCGACGAAGAGGCGGAACAGGATGCTGCCAATGCAGGGCTTCCGGGAGGAAAGGTGCTGCTGCGGCTCCTGCAAATTTTGGAGCGTGAGGGTCTTGACGAGGTGGCGGTGGAAACCGTTGCAATGGCCGTGCCGGGGGAAGATCAGGGCCAGCTGACCCGAGTACTGGAGGGTTTCACGTCCTCGCCTACGGGAGACACGGCGGCCGCGACCGCTGAGGCACGGGATGCGGTATTGTCCAGGGATTCCGCCGGGAGCCAGGAGGAGAACCTGGCTAAAGCCATTACGGATGCAGCGGAGGCGATGGGGCCGCCCACCGCAATTGGGCCGCAATGGCGTTCATTGGGTCCGTGGACCATCCCAAACGGTCAGACATACGGATCCAGCCGGGTGAACGTTTCCGGGCGAGTGTCCTCCGTGGCCGTCGATCCGGCCAACCCCGCTCATGTTCTGGTCGGTGCAGCTCAAGGCGGTGTGTGGGAAAGCTTCAACCGTGGCATCAGCTGGGCGCCTCGGACCGATTACAAAGCCACCCTTACCGTCGGTGCCGTAGTGTTCGATCCGACGGATTCAAGAACGGTGTACTGCGGCACGGGTGAGGGCAATTTTTACTCATGGTTGGGGGCCGGGATACTCCGCTCAACGGACGGAGGCAGCACCTGGTCCACCCTGTGTACGGCGCCGTTCGTGGGACAGGGGTTTTACGAACTCGTGATCGACCGCGCCGACCGGCGCCATCTGCTGGCCGGTACGACTCACGGGCTTTACGTGTCCGCCGACGGCGGCGTGACCTGGACACGGCGGCGCACCATCCGTACGTGGTCCATATCTATGGCTCCTGCTGGAGGTGCAGCGGCAGAGATCCTTGGGGCCTGTCGTGATGGGCTGCACCAGTCCACCGATGGCGGCACGGGATGGAATGCTATAGCCCTTCCAAGTGCACCCGGTACATTTGACCGGCTCGAAGTGGCCATCGCGCCGTCCAACCCCGACGTCGCCTACGCGTGGGGAGCCGCGGGCACCAGCGCCTACCTGTGGCGCCGTGCCAACGGCACATGGACAGCTGTTGGCACCCCACCCGGCGTCAGAGTCAACCAGGCGTGGTATGACTGGTTCCTGGCTGTCTCACCGGACCGGGACAACCAGATATATTGCGGTGCCATCGAGGTCCACCGGGGCGACCTCGCCGGAACAGTCTGGACTTGGCGTAACCTCAGCAATAAAGGCGCGACCGGACAATCCATCCACCCTGACCAGCATGCCATCGCATTCGAACCGAGCGCCCCCGACACGATTTACATTGGCAACGACGGTGGCTTGTTCCGAAGCGCTGATCGGGGCATCACGTGGCAGCACTGCAACAACGGTCTCGTCATTAGCGAGTTCGAATATCTCGGCCAGGACCACGGATCCTCCCGCTGGCTAGTCGGCGGCACTCAAGACAACGGCACCCAGCGCTGGACAGGGCCCTCCACCATGGAACATGTGGCGGACGGTGACGGCGGTGACTGCGGGGTCAACCGAACCAATCCGAACACTGTCTTCCACACCTACTACAACATGACTCCCCAACGGTCCACGACGCGGGGCAGCTTTGGGACCTGGACCGACATTTTCCCGCCCGTACCTACCGGCGAGGGCAGCCTGTTCTATCCGCCGTTCGAAACTAGCTCGACGACGGGAGACACCATCGCGATGGGAGGCGACTCGCTCTACATCTCCCGCAACAACGGAACCGCTTGGACGCGCCTGGCGTTCCCATCCACGGCCCGTTCCAGCGCCCTGTACATTCCTGGTCCGGACGATGTCTATGTGGGAACCACCAATGGAGGCGTATTCCACAGCCACTGGGGCGGAACATCCTGGGGCACGCTTACCGCACTCGCTTCGCCCCGCGCCAACGCATATATCAGCGATTTGCACGTCAGGCCGGGCGGGAACAGGATCTGGGCGACTTCGACGACACTAAACGGCGGACGGGTGTTCCGCTCCGATGACGCCGGAGCCACATGGACCGACCTGTCCGCCGGCCTTCCCCCGCTGCCAATCAACGCAATCGAAGTCGACCCGGGAAACACCAACCGGATCTGGGTGGCAGCGGACGTCGGCGTTTCCCAGTCCCTCAATGCAGGTGCTTCATGGGCCGACTTTTCTAACGCTCTGCCGAACTCCATGATCGGCGACCTGATGTTCCACCCACACGCACGGGTACTGCGCGCGGGCACCCGGAACCGCGGAATCTGGGAGATACCCGTCGACGGCTGGCAGACACAGCCCCAAAACGGCACCCAGTTCACAGGCTCACTCGCCGCCAACGAGAGCCGGCGTTGGTTCACGTTCAACTGGCCCGCCACCTGGCACATCATCTGGACCATCATGCCGGTGACCCCCCGCCGCGGCTCACCGCAGGTCAACTGGACCGTACAGGTGGAGCGCGCCACCGCCGAATACGTCACGTACTGGATCACCGTACGCAACCTCACCCCCGCCCCGCTCACCTTCGAGGGCCGGTACAGCATTCTGAGCCGATACTGA